Proteins encoded by one window of Rutidosis leptorrhynchoides isolate AG116_Rl617_1_P2 chromosome 7, CSIRO_AGI_Rlap_v1, whole genome shotgun sequence:
- the LOC139857538 gene encoding ribulose bisphosphate carboxylase/oxygenase activase, chloroplastic gives MAFHCNFKATDLSSLSNFPKFNCKTSSLFQSSLSIHNKLSQFVIRSIATSSDSNSDGGVPVETGGKKKRLSEQSSWETKDAEGNDYLYRLGKESENMNIAVGARAGVIDDLFTGDFLGKDSDIVFDYRQKVTRSFEYLQGDYYIAPLFMDKVVVHIAKNYLADILNTKVPLILGIWGGKGQGKTFQTELIFQAMGVLPVIMSAGELESERAGEPGRLIRDRYRTASQVVQTQGKMSCLVINDIDAGLGRFGNTQMTVNNQIVVGTLMNLSDNPTRVSVGQDWRASDITNRVPIIVTGNDFSTLYAPLVRDGRMDKFYWQPNIDDIINIVNRMYEKDGLSKNDVISVVKTFPNQALDFYGALRSRTYDNSILKWVNDIGGPEVLGSKLLRRKKDENLPVFVPPKQTVEALLESGYSLIKEQQLIMESKLSKEYMKNMDD, from the exons ATGGCGTTTCATTGCAACTTCAAAGCCACCGATCTCTCATCACTATCCAATTTCCCCAAATTCAATTGCAAAACCTCATCCCTCTTTCAATCATCTCTATCAATTCATAACAAACTGTCTCAGTTTGTTATCCGTTCAATTGCTACTTCCAGCGACTCGAACAGCGATGGCGGAGTGCCGGTAGAAACTGGCGGCAAAAAGAAGAGATTATCGGAGCAATCGTCGTGGGAGACGAAGGATGCGGAGGGAAATGATTACTTGTATAGGCTTGGTAAAGAGTCTGAGAATATGAATATAGCAGTTGGAGCTAGGGCTGGTGTTATTGATGATTTATTCACCGGAGATTTCCTCGGGAAAGATT CTGATATTGTGTTTGATTACCGCCAAAAAGTAACCAGGTCATTTGAGTACCTCCAGGGTGATTATTACATTGCCCCCCTTTTCATG GATAAAGTTG TGGTCCACATCGCAAAGAACTATCTCGCTGATATTCTTAATACCAAAGTTCCCTTAATTCTAG GCATTTGGGGAGGAAAAGGGCAAGGGAAGACATTTCAAACTGAACTTATTTTCCAAGCCATGGGAGTTTTGCCTGTGATTATGTCTGCTGGAGAGTTGGAATCAGAGAGAGCAG GGGAACCAGGAAGACTGATACGTGATCGTTATCGTACTGCATCTCaagtggttcaaactcag GGGAAAATGAGCTGTTTGGTGATCAATGATATTGATGCGGGTCTTGGTAGATTCG GAAACACTCAGATGACTGTCAACAATCAAATAGTTGTTGGTACATTGATGAATTTGTCAGATAATCCTACAAGAGTTAGTGTTGGACAAGATTGGCGAGCATCAGATATTACAAATAGAGTTCCAATTATTGTTACTGGAAATGATTTTTCAACATTGTACGCTCCTTTGGTTCGTGATGGACGTATGGACAAATTCTACTG GCAGCCTAACATCGACGATATCATAAATATTGTTAACAGAATGTATGAGAAAGATGGGTTATCAAAGAATGATGTTATAAGCGTAGTCAAAACATTTCCTAATCAAG CTTTGGACTTTTATGGAGCCCTTAGGTCAAGAACATATGACAACTCAATCTTGAAG TGGGTCAATGATATCGGTGGTCCTGAAGTTCTTGGAAGTAAACTACTCAGGCGGAAAAAGGATGAAAATCTTCCTGTATTTGTACCCCCAAAG CAAACGGTGGAAGCTTTACTTGAATCTGGGTATTCACTTATCAAAGAACAGCAGCTGATAATGGAAAGCAAACTTTCAAAAGAGTATATGAAGAACATGGATGACTAA